The proteins below come from a single Rhizobium lentis genomic window:
- a CDS encoding FGGY-family carbohydrate kinase, translated as MNSSSYRRIAVLDIGKTNAKVVVLDSETGAEAAVLKRPNIAIKTGPYPHYDIEALWSFGLDALKSLAREPGFDAISITTHGAAAALIGADGALAMPVIDYEHEYPEVIRDAYTALRPSFEETFSPRLAMGLNIGAQLHYQKNAFPEEFATVRAILTYAQYWAARLTGVAANELTSLGCHTDLWNPGRGTYSSLVDRLGIRDRMAPIRSAFDVLGPVLPEIAAELGLSAPVPVYCGIHDSNASLLPHLVRREAPFAVVSTGTWVITFGVGGDLGHLDPSRDALANVDAYGRAVPSSRFMGGREFEILSAEIGPVNDEAAWAEIGPVIARGMMLLPNVAPGSGPFPGKASRWIGAEEAGREARHASACLYLALMTDACLGLTGAKGLVVVEGPFALNETYLKLLAALVGREVLALPGSTGTSQGAALLTGIRPASGAETHFPPADIPGLAAYRNRWYAAME; from the coding sequence ATGAACTCCAGCTCCTATCGCCGCATCGCCGTCCTCGACATCGGCAAGACCAATGCCAAGGTGGTCGTGCTCGATAGCGAGACCGGCGCCGAAGCCGCCGTCCTGAAACGGCCGAACATTGCGATCAAAACCGGTCCCTATCCGCATTACGACATAGAGGCGCTCTGGTCCTTCGGGCTCGATGCGCTGAAGAGCCTTGCGCGGGAACCCGGTTTCGACGCCATTTCGATTACCACCCATGGCGCCGCCGCCGCACTCATCGGCGCGGACGGGGCGCTTGCCATGCCGGTCATCGATTACGAACACGAATATCCTGAGGTAATCCGCGACGCCTACACCGCGTTGCGGCCCTCCTTTGAAGAAACCTTCTCGCCGCGCCTCGCAATGGGTCTCAATATCGGCGCGCAGCTGCACTATCAGAAAAACGCCTTTCCCGAAGAATTCGCCACCGTGAGGGCCATTCTCACCTATGCGCAATATTGGGCGGCGCGGCTGACCGGTGTGGCCGCCAATGAACTGACCTCGCTCGGCTGTCATACCGACCTCTGGAACCCGGGACGCGGCACCTACTCCTCGCTCGTCGACAGGCTCGGCATTCGCGATCGGATGGCGCCGATCCGTTCGGCCTTCGATGTGCTCGGTCCTGTGCTGCCCGAGATCGCGGCCGAACTCGGTCTTTCGGCACCTGTGCCGGTCTATTGCGGCATCCATGATTCCAACGCCTCGCTGCTTCCGCACCTGGTCCGTCGCGAGGCACCCTTCGCCGTCGTTTCAACAGGCACCTGGGTGATCACTTTCGGCGTCGGCGGCGATCTCGGTCATCTCGATCCCAGCCGCGATGCGCTCGCCAATGTCGATGCCTATGGCCGCGCCGTCCCCTCCTCGCGTTTCATGGGCGGGCGGGAATTCGAAATTCTTTCGGCCGAGATCGGTCCGGTGAACGACGAAGCCGCCTGGGCCGAGATCGGTCCGGTGATTGCCAGGGGCATGATGCTGCTGCCCAATGTCGCCCCCGGCTCCGGGCCCTTTCCCGGGAAGGCAAGCCGCTGGATCGGCGCGGAGGAAGCGGGCCGCGAGGCGCGTCATGCCAGCGCCTGCCTCTATCTCGCTCTGATGACCGATGCCTGTCTCGGACTGACCGGCGCCAAAGGTCTTGTCGTCGTCGAAGGACCGTTTGCCCTGAACGAGACCTATCTGAAACTGCTTGCCGCGCTTGTCGGCCGCGAGGTGCTCGCCCTTCCCGGTTCGACCGGCACCAGCCAGGGCGCGGCCCTTCTCACCGGCATCCGGCCGGCATCAGGCGCAGAGACACATTTTCCGCCAGCCGATATCCCGGGACTGGCCGCCTACCGCAACCGCTGGTACGCGGCGATGGAATAG
- a CDS encoding fumarylacetoacetate hydrolase family protein, whose protein sequence is MTETFDPRGLASSLHSLRRAARQEETSTFSLPADLHQAMEAQNFLAAADGISSNAWKVTVSPQAQAVTAPLHPYVEAVSGANIPWYPGLKFETEIAVRLGKDLPIRSGVPYNRAEVVEAISAVYLGAELLVSAVRESGGVSFLLFLADRLGNSGYVLGPKLDNSAVDTAGGTPLKVTYAGRTIYDGPARHPKGDVLTWLVDYANDGLRPETSLKAGALITTGTLSGAIELSEPGEIDILLGDSRLSFSVSQA, encoded by the coding sequence ATGACAGAGACATTCGATCCGCGTGGCCTTGCATCCTCGCTTCACAGCCTGCGCCGAGCCGCCAGGCAGGAGGAAACGAGCACCTTTTCGCTGCCGGCCGATCTGCATCAGGCGATGGAGGCGCAGAATTTTCTGGCAGCAGCGGACGGTATTTCCAGCAATGCCTGGAAGGTGACGGTCTCCCCGCAGGCCCAAGCCGTCACCGCCCCCTTGCACCCTTACGTCGAAGCCGTCTCGGGTGCCAACATTCCGTGGTATCCGGGTCTGAAATTCGAAACCGAGATCGCCGTCCGCCTCGGCAAGGATCTGCCGATCCGCTCAGGTGTGCCGTACAATCGCGCCGAAGTTGTCGAGGCGATCTCCGCTGTCTATCTCGGCGCCGAACTGCTGGTCAGCGCCGTCAGGGAAAGCGGCGGCGTTTCGTTTCTACTGTTCCTCGCCGACCGCCTCGGCAACAGCGGCTACGTGCTCGGCCCGAAGCTGGACAATAGTGCCGTCGACACTGCCGGCGGCACGCCGCTCAAGGTCACCTATGCCGGTCGCACCATCTATGACGGTCCGGCGCGGCATCCAAAGGGTGATGTTCTCACCTGGCTCGTCGATTACGCCAATGATGGGCTGCGCCCTGAAACATCGCTGAAGGCGGGTGCGCTCATCACGACAGGCACGTTGAGCGGCGCGATCGAACTGAGCGAACCCGGCGAGATCGACATCCTGCTCGGCGACAGCAGGCTGAGCTTCTCGGTGTCGCAGGCATGA
- a CDS encoding helix-turn-helix domain-containing protein → MTFQPRMQNKIQGFSVMGGVHRRLWNGIVADVWDVECASYAGGYYVSQDPRLFIMLDKRGPGNSRIKLSPRAQGAVQDTEKRPISYVPAGMEVWAELTDVHSVRHLDLHFDAGTISRRLTEDIDPRRLESPQLLFSDERVLALAQLVAAECLNPEPLHDLYGDGLALALIIDVLKLSRAVPRKRSKLAGWQLRRATDFIEENCLRNIRLEELADLTGLSQSHFSHAFKASTGIAPHQWQTNARLDKAKRLLIESQYALTAIAAETGFADQAHFTRVFRKHVGTTPASWKKAQVA, encoded by the coding sequence ATGACGTTTCAACCGCGGATGCAGAACAAGATCCAGGGCTTTTCCGTCATGGGCGGCGTGCATCGCCGCCTGTGGAACGGCATCGTCGCCGATGTCTGGGATGTAGAATGCGCCTCTTATGCTGGCGGCTATTATGTCTCACAGGATCCGCGGCTCTTCATCATGCTCGACAAACGCGGACCGGGCAATTCGCGCATCAAGCTTTCGCCGAGAGCGCAAGGCGCCGTTCAGGACACGGAAAAACGGCCGATCTCCTACGTGCCGGCCGGCATGGAAGTCTGGGCCGAGCTGACCGACGTGCACTCGGTGCGCCATCTCGACCTGCATTTCGATGCCGGCACCATCAGCCGCCGGTTGACGGAGGATATCGACCCGCGCCGGCTGGAAAGTCCCCAGCTTCTGTTTTCCGATGAACGGGTCCTGGCGCTCGCGCAGCTTGTCGCTGCCGAATGCCTCAATCCGGAGCCGCTGCACGATCTCTATGGCGACGGCCTTGCCTTGGCGTTGATCATCGACGTACTGAAGCTTTCCAGGGCCGTGCCACGCAAACGCAGCAAACTCGCCGGCTGGCAGCTTCGCCGCGCCACCGACTTCATCGAAGAAAACTGCCTGCGCAATATCCGCCTCGAGGAACTCGCCGACCTGACCGGCCTCTCGCAATCGCATTTCAGCCATGCCTTCAAAGCCTCGACCGGCATCGCTCCCCATCAATGGCAGACCAATGCCCGGCTCGACAAAGCAAAGCGGCTGCTCATCGAGAGCCAATATGCGCTGACGGCCATCGCCGCCGAAACCGGCTTTGCCGATCAGGCGCATTTTACCCGCGTCTTCCGCAAACATGTCGGCACCACGCCGGCAAGCTGGAAGAAGGCTCAAGTTGCCTGA
- a CDS encoding TonB-dependent siderophore receptor, protein MRGQTRGPIFKTSLLAGVALAGLMAGIASAQDATSTELEPIVIQGGSDTATSPVKGYVAKNSSTGSKSDTPLNEIPQSVSVIGTEEMEDRGITNKIDEALLYTPGVTSQPFGNDGDTDWFYIRGFDATQTGVFFDNLTLFSYGFGGFQLDPFMLERVEVLKGPASVLYGGSNPGGIVNLVRKRPLDEPLFYTEIGINSNGNAFTGFDVSDKIGSSGTMSYRITGKVAGGDNYSDFSEDLRGFIMPQLTISPDDSTSFTVWGYLAGLDQVHTGNGFFPYVGTVEDAPFGKIDRDAFYGEPDIDDGSYVQKMFGYEFEHEFDNGIKFSQNARYGRLDKHEVGPYLNGWVGGVPTGPDYQLARIGFEGRSGVDTFSIDNRLEGEAEIGGTTHNLLVGLDYTYYRLDNWQSCCGSNPISATDPVYGTAQGANFVYADNVITKNQIGVYAQDRIHFGDGWLLTLNGRYDYVDINQDAVIGTTYSTNDSAVSGRIGLAYELDNGLTPYVSAGTFFNPLIGTGVSGALKPEEGEQFEGGIKYEPSFFDGSLTASVFHITKRNNTVTNPVTFAQSQLGEVVSRGAELEGKVNINENWKVLASLAYTDMEVMENEANPALVGNSPYIVPKVTASLWIDYTLTTGAFEGMSFGAGVRHQGWSWADEANTQKVPAATLVDAAIRYDRQDWGASLNVTNLFDKEYVKGCSALTVCGYGDARTVTFKLSRKW, encoded by the coding sequence ATGCGTGGGCAGACCAGGGGTCCCATCTTCAAGACAAGTTTGTTGGCAGGCGTTGCGCTCGCCGGCCTGATGGCGGGCATCGCCTCGGCGCAGGACGCAACCTCGACGGAGCTTGAGCCGATCGTCATCCAGGGCGGCAGCGACACCGCGACCAGTCCGGTCAAAGGTTATGTCGCCAAGAACTCCTCCACCGGCTCCAAGAGCGACACTCCCCTTAATGAAATCCCGCAATCCGTTTCCGTCATCGGCACTGAGGAAATGGAAGACCGCGGCATCACCAACAAGATCGACGAGGCGCTGCTTTATACGCCTGGCGTCACATCGCAGCCCTTCGGCAACGACGGCGATACGGACTGGTTCTACATCCGCGGCTTCGACGCGACGCAGACTGGCGTCTTCTTCGACAATCTGACACTCTTCAGCTACGGCTTCGGAGGCTTCCAGCTCGATCCCTTCATGCTGGAGCGCGTCGAGGTGCTCAAGGGTCCCGCCTCCGTACTTTACGGCGGATCAAACCCCGGCGGCATCGTCAACCTCGTTCGCAAGCGCCCGCTCGACGAGCCGCTCTTCTATACGGAGATCGGCATCAACAGCAACGGCAACGCCTTCACCGGTTTCGATGTCTCCGACAAGATCGGCTCCAGCGGAACGATGAGCTATCGCATCACCGGCAAGGTCGCCGGCGGCGACAACTATTCGGATTTTTCCGAGGATCTGCGCGGCTTCATCATGCCGCAGCTGACGATTTCGCCGGATGACAGCACGAGCTTCACCGTCTGGGGCTATCTCGCCGGCCTCGACCAGGTCCATACCGGCAACGGCTTCTTCCCCTATGTCGGCACGGTCGAGGACGCGCCTTTCGGCAAGATCGATCGCGACGCCTTCTATGGCGAGCCTGACATCGATGACGGCAGCTATGTACAGAAGATGTTCGGCTACGAATTCGAGCATGAATTCGACAATGGCATCAAGTTCTCCCAGAACGCCCGCTACGGCCGGCTCGACAAGCATGAAGTCGGGCCCTACCTGAACGGCTGGGTCGGCGGCGTGCCGACAGGACCGGATTATCAGCTGGCGCGCATCGGCTTCGAAGGCCGCTCAGGCGTCGATACCTTCTCGATCGATAACCGGCTCGAAGGCGAGGCCGAAATCGGCGGCACCACGCATAACCTGCTCGTTGGGCTCGATTATACCTATTACCGCCTCGACAATTGGCAGTCCTGCTGCGGCTCCAATCCGATCAGCGCCACCGATCCCGTCTACGGCACGGCGCAAGGTGCCAATTTTGTCTATGCCGACAATGTCATCACCAAGAACCAGATCGGCGTCTATGCCCAGGACCGTATCCATTTCGGTGATGGCTGGCTGCTGACGCTCAACGGTCGCTACGACTATGTCGACATCAACCAGGATGCCGTGATCGGCACAACCTACAGCACCAACGACAGCGCCGTCAGCGGCCGTATCGGCCTTGCCTATGAACTCGACAATGGCCTGACGCCCTATGTCAGCGCCGGTACGTTCTTCAATCCGCTGATCGGCACAGGCGTCTCGGGCGCGCTGAAGCCGGAGGAAGGCGAACAATTCGAAGGCGGCATCAAATATGAGCCGAGCTTCTTCGACGGTTCGCTGACCGCATCGGTCTTCCACATCACCAAGCGCAACAACACGGTCACCAATCCCGTGACCTTCGCCCAAAGCCAGCTCGGCGAGGTCGTTTCGCGCGGCGCCGAACTTGAAGGCAAGGTCAATATCAACGAGAACTGGAAGGTTCTGGCCTCGCTTGCCTATACGGACATGGAAGTAATGGAAAACGAGGCCAATCCGGCTCTCGTCGGCAATTCGCCCTACATCGTGCCGAAGGTGACCGCCTCCCTGTGGATCGACTATACGCTGACGACAGGTGCCTTCGAGGGCATGAGCTTCGGCGCGGGTGTGCGCCATCAGGGCTGGTCCTGGGCCGATGAAGCCAATACCCAGAAGGTGCCGGCCGCCACCCTCGTCGACGCCGCGATCCGCTACGACAGGCAAGACTGGGGCGCCTCGCTCAACGTCACGAACCTCTTCGACAAGGAATATGTCAAGGGTTGCAGCGCGCTGACCGTCTGCGGTTACGGCGATGCCCGCACCGTCACCTTCAAGCTCAGCAGGAAGTGGTAA
- a CDS encoding ABC transporter ATP-binding protein: MPSPFLALSGIDYAIGPKSILSGIDVTLERGRIYGLVGPNGSGKSTLLKIIARQITPKSGAVSFGGKPASDWGAREFARHVAYMPQFTPATDGMSVRELIALGRFPWHGTLGRFTATDRRMVEEAIVRTELEDFADRLVAAMSGGERQRAWIAMMLAQDARCLLLDEPTSALDLAHQASVLSLVQELSHERGLTVVIVLHDINLAARYCDAIIALNRGRITAEGTPAEIMQADKLQSIFGVGMGVFPHPVRNEPVSYLL; encoded by the coding sequence ATGCCTTCGCCTTTCCTTGCCCTGTCAGGAATAGACTATGCCATCGGGCCGAAATCCATCCTCTCCGGCATTGACGTGACGCTCGAGCGCGGCCGCATTTACGGACTGGTGGGTCCAAACGGTTCAGGCAAGAGCACGCTTCTGAAGATCATCGCCCGCCAGATCACGCCAAAATCCGGCGCCGTCTCCTTCGGCGGCAAGCCGGCAAGCGACTGGGGCGCCCGGGAATTTGCCCGCCACGTCGCTTATATGCCGCAATTCACGCCGGCGACCGACGGGATGAGCGTTCGCGAACTGATCGCCCTCGGCCGTTTCCCCTGGCATGGCACGCTCGGCCGCTTTACCGCCACCGACCGCAGGATGGTCGAGGAGGCGATCGTCCGCACCGAGCTCGAAGATTTTGCTGATCGCCTCGTCGCCGCCATGTCCGGCGGCGAGCGGCAACGCGCCTGGATCGCCATGATGCTTGCTCAGGACGCCCGTTGCCTGCTGCTCGACGAACCGACTTCGGCGCTCGATCTCGCCCATCAGGCGAGCGTGCTATCGCTCGTGCAGGAGCTCAGCCACGAGCGCGGGCTGACCGTCGTCATCGTGTTGCACGATATCAATCTCGCCGCGCGCTACTGCGACGCGATCATCGCGCTCAATCGCGGCCGGATCACCGCCGAGGGCACGCCCGCCGAGATCATGCAGGCCGACAAGCTGCAATCGATCTTCGGCGTCGGCATGGGCGTCTTCCCGCATCCGGTTCGAAACGAGCCGGTCAGCTATCTGTTGTAG
- a CDS encoding ABC transporter substrate-binding protein has translation MAFLAYFSRRQFLAGAAASLSAPALSRAAGSVRVATLDWALLETLLAIGANVVAATELRQFREAAVTPEVPATVSDLGLRGTPNFEVLRLARPDLIFNSNFYAWADERIRLIAPVESHAIYKPRESPFLLAEQVTLAIGERLQLAAAKELTEELSARLDRYRSLFAAGDGRPVIPINLGDARHFRVFGSDSMFGEVLKRVGLSNAWQGATSYSAAAPIGIEALASIPNAWIIMIPPHPADAIATLSASSFWNALPAVREKRVLTLGAVNPYGALPAASRFADLLAEGLGHAWNG, from the coding sequence ATGGCTTTTCTGGCCTACTTCTCCCGCAGGCAGTTTCTGGCCGGTGCGGCGGCCTCGCTCTCCGCTCCCGCGTTGTCGCGGGCGGCGGGGAGCGTACGCGTCGCGACGCTCGACTGGGCGCTGCTCGAAACCCTGCTGGCAATCGGCGCCAACGTCGTTGCGGCAACGGAGCTGCGGCAATTCCGCGAGGCGGCCGTCACGCCTGAAGTGCCGGCGACGGTATCCGATCTGGGTTTGCGCGGCACGCCGAATTTCGAGGTGCTGCGGCTTGCGCGGCCGGACCTGATCTTCAATTCGAATTTCTATGCCTGGGCGGACGAACGTATTCGGCTGATTGCGCCGGTGGAAAGCCATGCGATCTACAAGCCCCGCGAAAGCCCCTTTCTGCTGGCCGAGCAAGTCACACTTGCGATCGGCGAGCGCCTGCAGCTTGCCGCTGCCAAAGAGCTGACCGAGGAGCTTTCCGCAAGGCTCGATCGGTATAGGTCTCTCTTTGCCGCCGGCGACGGACGCCCGGTCATCCCGATCAATCTCGGCGATGCCAGGCATTTCCGCGTCTTCGGCTCCGACAGCATGTTCGGCGAGGTGCTGAAACGCGTCGGCCTCAGCAATGCCTGGCAGGGCGCGACCAGCTACTCCGCCGCAGCCCCCATCGGCATCGAGGCCCTGGCATCGATACCCAACGCCTGGATCATCATGATCCCACCACATCCGGCCGACGCGATCGCCACACTCTCCGCCAGCAGCTTCTGGAACGCCCTGCCGGCCGTGCGCGAGAAGCGGGTGCTGACGCTCGGCGCGGTCAACCCCTATGGCGCGCTGCCGGCGGCCAGCCGCTTTGCCGATCTGTTGGCGGAGGGGCTTGGCCATGCATGGAATGGTTAG
- the fhuB gene encoding Fe(3+)-hydroxamate ABC transporter permease FhuB: MVSRARLSRSASMPVPGLILAALCIAAFALLVVTRPEVPHGDAGAAMLNSVLLWDGIMPRAVLALITGAALGLSGTLLQRVLRNPIADASTLGIASGAELAMTAAMSVSPLLIGLSREVAAFGGGLAAVTIVLALSWRRGLDPVSVALSGMIVSLIASALSVTLILARGEYAMSIYIWGAGSLSQQDWNGVVSLAPRLVLGFIAALLLVRPLRILALDDGGARSLGLALHSTRLGIVALAVWLAASVTSEVGIIGFLGLAAPAIARLAGARGTDRLIVTAPLTGAGLLFLTDCLTQILGPGFTDLVPTGAATALLGGPLLLFLLPRIHSVSVVAARPAGASKRLVKPLQALAILLIALSLLFALVLTVGPADDGWHVATGALLIDLLPFRLPRTTVAAAAGAMLAAAGFLMQRMTGNPIASPEVLGVSGGAGAGLTVALFLFGFPSPAIMLMAMAIGALAAFLAMITISARAQFSPERMLLAGVGISAFAMAVVTMVLAQGDMRGYILLTWLSGSTNRAGAFEAWTAVISLVALTAPLPFLSRWLTILPLGTGLSRAVGLPVGASRLVLAIFAALMTAIASFLVGPLSLTGLIAPHLARLAGFRAPGHQLAASLIFGAGVLTAADWLSRVVIYPYQVPVGLFAALIGGPYLIWLLSRRSAGE; this comes from the coding sequence ATGGTTAGCCGCGCCAGGCTGTCGCGAAGCGCGAGCATGCCGGTTCCCGGGCTGATCCTGGCCGCACTTTGCATTGCTGCCTTTGCGCTCCTCGTCGTGACGCGTCCCGAGGTTCCGCACGGCGATGCCGGCGCAGCCATGCTGAACAGCGTGTTGCTCTGGGACGGCATCATGCCCCGCGCCGTGCTGGCCCTGATCACCGGCGCTGCCCTCGGCCTTTCCGGCACTTTGCTGCAGCGTGTCCTGCGCAATCCGATCGCCGATGCCTCCACGCTTGGCATCGCCTCCGGCGCGGAACTGGCGATGACGGCAGCCATGAGCGTCTCGCCCCTGCTCATCGGATTGTCACGCGAGGTGGCGGCCTTTGGCGGGGGGCTTGCAGCTGTCACCATCGTCCTGGCTTTGAGCTGGCGGCGCGGGCTCGATCCGGTAAGCGTGGCGCTTTCCGGCATGATCGTCAGCCTTATCGCCTCGGCCCTCAGCGTCACGCTAATCCTGGCGCGCGGCGAATATGCCATGTCGATCTATATCTGGGGCGCCGGCTCGCTCAGCCAGCAGGATTGGAACGGCGTCGTCTCGCTCGCCCCCCGGCTTGTCCTCGGCTTCATCGCGGCCCTGCTGCTGGTTCGGCCGCTCCGCATCCTCGCGCTCGACGACGGCGGCGCCCGAAGCCTCGGCCTTGCCCTGCACTCCACTCGCCTCGGGATCGTCGCCCTCGCCGTCTGGCTAGCCGCCTCGGTGACATCAGAGGTCGGCATAATCGGTTTCCTTGGCCTCGCTGCCCCGGCAATCGCAAGGCTTGCCGGGGCGCGCGGCACAGACAGGCTGATCGTGACGGCACCGCTGACCGGCGCCGGACTGCTCTTCCTGACCGATTGCCTCACCCAAATCCTCGGCCCCGGCTTCACCGATCTCGTGCCGACGGGGGCGGCGACCGCCCTGCTCGGCGGACCACTGCTGCTCTTCCTGCTGCCGCGCATCCACTCCGTTTCAGTCGTTGCCGCCCGGCCGGCCGGAGCCTCGAAGAGGCTGGTAAAACCGCTTCAAGCCCTAGCCATCCTCTTGATTGCGCTCTCCCTGCTGTTTGCCCTCGTCCTCACCGTCGGCCCCGCCGATGACGGCTGGCATGTCGCGACCGGCGCACTCCTCATCGACCTCCTGCCCTTCCGCCTGCCGCGGACGACCGTGGCGGCGGCGGCAGGCGCCATGCTGGCGGCGGCAGGCTTCCTCATGCAGCGCATGACAGGCAATCCGATTGCGAGCCCGGAGGTCCTCGGGGTCAGCGGCGGCGCCGGCGCGGGCCTGACGGTGGCGCTCTTCCTCTTCGGTTTTCCCTCGCCTGCCATCATGCTGATGGCAATGGCGATCGGCGCGCTGGCCGCCTTCCTCGCCATGATCACCATCTCAGCGCGCGCGCAATTCTCGCCGGAACGCATGTTGCTGGCGGGCGTCGGCATCAGCGCCTTCGCGATGGCGGTCGTAACGATGGTGCTCGCCCAGGGTGATATGCGCGGCTATATCCTGCTCACCTGGCTTTCCGGCTCGACCAACCGCGCCGGCGCCTTCGAAGCCTGGACAGCCGTCATCTCGCTGGTCGCGCTGACCGCGCCGCTGCCTTTCCTCAGCCGCTGGCTGACGATCCTGCCGCTCGGAACCGGCTTGAGCCGCGCCGTCGGCCTTCCCGTCGGAGCAAGCCGCCTGGTGCTCGCCATCTTCGCTGCGCTGATGACGGCGATCGCCTCGTTCCTGGTCGGGCCGCTCAGCCTCACCGGCCTGATTGCGCCGCATCTGGCGCGCCTGGCCGGCTTCCGCGCGCCGGGCCACCAGCTTGCGGCAAGCCTGATCTTCGGCGCCGGCGTGCTGACGGCGGCGGATTGGCTGTCGCGCGTCGTCATCTATCCCTATCAGGTGCCGGTCGGCCTCTTCGCCGCCCTGATCGGCGGCCCCTATCTGATCTGGCTGCTGTCGCGTCGGAGCGCGGGAGAATAG
- the mmsB gene encoding 3-hydroxyisobutyrate dehydrogenase, which produces MARIAFIGLGNMGGPMAANLVKAGHEVLGFDLAAPVLKAAEKGGVKPASHASQAVKDAEVVITMLPQGRHVLTAWTDILQTAAQDTLVIDCSTIDVDSSRKAHEMAKAASCPSLDAPVSGGTGGAAAGTLTFMAGGSDEAFARAKPILEAMGKKIVHCGEAGAGQAAKICNNMILGISMVGVCEAFVLAEKLGLSHQALFDVASTSSGQCWSINTYCPVPGPVPTSPANNDYKPGFAAALMLKDLRLSQEAALASGASTPLGAEAAQLYALFDKQGNGGRDFSAIIEMFREKA; this is translated from the coding sequence ATGGCAAGGATCGCATTCATCGGGCTTGGCAATATGGGCGGGCCGATGGCGGCCAATCTGGTCAAAGCAGGCCACGAGGTCCTCGGCTTCGATCTCGCGGCCCCGGTGCTGAAGGCGGCCGAGAAAGGCGGCGTCAAGCCGGCAAGCCATGCCAGCCAGGCGGTCAAGGACGCGGAAGTCGTCATCACAATGCTGCCGCAGGGCAGGCACGTGCTGACGGCCTGGACCGACATCCTCCAGACCGCGGCGCAGGATACGCTGGTCATCGATTGCTCCACCATCGATGTCGACAGCAGCCGCAAGGCGCATGAAATGGCCAAGGCCGCGAGCTGCCCGTCGCTCGACGCGCCGGTTTCCGGCGGCACCGGCGGCGCGGCTGCCGGCACGCTGACCTTCATGGCCGGCGGTTCGGACGAGGCCTTCGCCCGGGCGAAACCGATCCTCGAGGCGATGGGCAAGAAGATCGTTCATTGCGGCGAGGCGGGTGCCGGCCAGGCGGCGAAGATCTGCAACAATATGATCCTCGGCATTTCGATGGTCGGCGTCTGCGAAGCCTTCGTGCTGGCCGAAAAACTCGGCCTCTCGCACCAGGCCCTGTTCGACGTCGCCTCGACCTCATCGGGACAGTGCTGGTCGATCAACACCTATTGCCCGGTGCCCGGGCCGGTCCCGACCTCGCCGGCCAACAACGATTACAAGCCGGGCTTTGCCGCAGCGCTGATGCTGAAGGATCTGAGGCTGTCGCAGGAGGCGGCGCTCGCAAGCGGCGCCTCGACGCCGCTCGGTGCGGAAGCGGCTCAGCTTTATGCGCTGTTCGACAAGCAGGGCAATGGCGGCAGGGATTTTTCCGCCATTATCGAGATGTTCCGCGAAAAGGCGTGA